CGTCCGGCAGCACCGTTAGCAAATCGACTTCTCGATCCGATTCAGATCTTCCAGGATTGTAGTACAGTTCAACTGCGGTCCACTCGGACACTTCGACAATTGCGTTCTGATTCTCAGTGCACAATCCCTCGAACGCCCATCGCGAGCCGCATGTTACTGACCAAAGGAGCTCACAGACAATGATTCGCAAATTCAGCCTGATTGCCCTCGGCGCCGTTGCCGCCCTCTCCCTCGCTTCCTGCTCGGGAACCACCGACACGGGCGCCTCCGCCGCCGGCGGCGACTCGTACACGATCAAGTTCGGCAACGTGATCTCCGCAGGAGACACGCAAAACCAGGCCTACGACGTCTTCGCCGAGCTCGTCAAGGAACGCTCGGACGGCCGCATCACCGTCGAGGTCTACCCCGACAGCCAGCTCGGCGGCGAGCGCGAGATGGTCGAGGCCACCCAGGCCGGTGATTTGGAGATGACCGCGCCGTCCGCCGGCGTGCTCGCGAACTTCGACGACTCGCTGCAGGTCTTCGACTTCCCCTTCATCTTCGAGGATGCCGAGACGGCGTACGAGGTACTCGATAGCGACATCGGCGACGAGATGCTTGCCGGCATCGAGGACAGCGGGCTCGTGGCACTGGGTTGGGGCGAGAACGGCTTCCGTAACCTCGCCATGACCGACGGCGTCGTTAAAACCCCCGACGAGATGAAGGGCCAGAAGCTGCGCACCATGCAGGTGCCCATGCACATCGCGTACTGGGAGAGCATCGGCGCGTCCCCGACGCCCATGGCGTTCGCTGAGGTCTTCACCGCACTGCAGCAGGGCGTCGTCGACGGCGTGGAGAACCCCTACGAGCTCCTGCACTCGGCGAAGTTCACCGAGCCGGCCAGCTACCTCACCGAGACGCGTCACATCTACGACCCCGAGGTCATTCTCATCGGCAAGGACTTCTTCGACGGCCTCTCGGCTGAAGACCAGGAGATCCTGCAGTCCTCGGCGGACGACATGATCGTCGAGCTGCGCGAGCTCAAGGTGGACATCAGCGACAAGGTCCGCGCAGACATCGAGGAGGCGGGCGGCACCGTGACCGACCTCAGCAAGGCAGAGCGCCAGGAGTGGATCGACTCGGCCATCCCGTTCTACCAGGAGAACGCGCCGAAGGTCGACACCGAGAAGCTCAAGGCCATCCTTGAGGCGGCCGGCAACACCACCTACTTGAACGCCATCAAGTAAGTACCTCCATGGAGCCTCGCTCCCGCGACGATGCGGGGGCGAGGCTTTTGGTTCGCCAAACGAAAGCCCTCCCATGATCACACGCATCTATCATCACCTCGACGAGCACGTCGAGACTTACCTTGCCTCGGCCGCCCTCGTCGTCTTCACGACCCTCGTGGTCGTGCAGGTTGTCATGCGCTACGTCTTCGGCGCACCGCTGACCTGGTCGGAAGAGCTCGCCCGCTACGCGCTGGTGTGGTTCGTCTGGATTGCCGGCAGCTACGCCGTGCGCTACCAGCGCCACGTCAAGTTCAACTCGATCGTTGAGCTGATCGGCCGCAAGTCCCCGATCACGCAGCGCATCATCCGTATTTTCGTCTATCTGCTCTGGCTTGCCTTCCTGCTCCTCATGCTCTGGCTTTCGATCCAGATGGTGGTGAAGCAGACCGGCACCGGACAGCTCTCCCCGGCCTCCCAGATCCCGATGTACCTCGTGTACTTGGGGCTCCCGATCGGCATGTTCCTCATGTCCTTCCGGGTGATCCAGCACACGGTCGTCGCGTTCAAGGACATCGTGAAGAACCCGAACGTTCCTGTTCCCCCGGCCCAGGTAGAGGTGGATTAATCACATGGGTATCGCAGTTCTCTTTATTAGCTTCCTGATCCTGCTGCTGCTGGGTATGCCAATCGCGTTTGCGCTCGGCATCTCGGCAGTGCTGACCGTCATCGTCACCGAGGTCATCCCGGTGACCTACCTCACCCAGACCATGTTCGGCGCGGTTGACTCATACCCGTTGCTCGCGGTCCCACTCTTCGTGCTCTCCGGCGTCATCATGGAGTACGGCGGGCTCTCGAGACGCCTCATCGACGTCGCGAAGGCCTTCGTCGGCCACATCACGGGCGGCCTCGCGGCCGTGTCGCTGCTCGCCACTGCGGTTTTCGCCATGCTGAGCGGATCCGGCCCGGCAACGGTTGCCGCGATCGGCGGCATCATGATCCCCGCCATGATCCGCGAGGGCTACGGCAAGCCGTACAGCGCCGCGGTCCTCGCGACCGCCGGCGGCGTTGGAATCGTTATTCCGCCGAGCATCCCGCTCGTCGTCTACGGCATCACCACGAGCACCTCCATCGGTGACCTGTTCCTCGCCGGGTTTGTCCCCGGGCTGATCATCGTGGCGCTGCTCTACTTGGTGAGTCGGCATTTCGCCAAGAAGAATGGCTACGGGCTGAACGTGCCCAAGGCACCGTGGAGCGTCCGCTGGCGGGCGCTGTGGGATGCCAAGTGGACCCTGCTCATGCCCATCGTCGTGCTCGGCGGCATCTACGGCGGCATCTTCACGCCCACGGAGGCCGCGGGCATCGCGGTGGCCTACAGCGTGGTGCTGACCCTCGCCTACCGCGAGACGAAGCTCCGCCAGATCCCGGAGATGTTGAAGTCGACGCTGCTTATCTCGGGCATGATCCTGGTCATCATTGCGACGGCTTCGACCTACGCCCGCATCCTCACCGTGGAACGCGTGCCGACGCTGATCGCCGACTTCCTGAGCACGCTCGCCGTGCCCTTCTGGATCGTGCTGCTCGTGATCGTCGTGCTGCTGCTCTTCGTCGGCATGTTCATGGAGACGCTGGCCGGGATCATCCTGCTCGCGCCGATCCTGGTGCCGGTCGTTACCGAAATGGGAATGGACCCGGTGCACTTCGGCATCGTGATGATCCTGGCGTCGATGATCGGCTTTGCCACACCACCGGTGGGAGACAATCTCAACGTGGCCAGTGCCATCAGCGGGCTGTCGATCGAGAAGGTCAGCGTCGCGGCCCTGCCGTTCGTTGCCGTGCTCATCGCGTTCCTCATCGTGGTGGCGTTCGTTCCGCAGATCACCCTGTTCCTGCCCGAGCTCCTCAAGGGCTAGGGCGGCGACTACACGCTCGCGACGTAACCCCTTCGGCACGCGCCGGAGGGGTTACGTTGCAAGGTACCCGCCGTCGACCGGGATCGAGACGCCCGTCAGGTACGCCGCCTCGGGCGACGCCAGGAAGTTCACTACGGCGGCGACGTCCCCCGGCTCAGCGATGCGCCCCAGCGGAATGGCGGCGGCCACGCGCGCGGCTTCGCCGGCAGGATCCGGAAGGCCGTCAAGCCAGTCCTGGTACAGGGGCGTGCGCGTCATGCCGGGCGCCACCGCGTTGACGCGCACGTTGTAGCGCGCGAGATCCACGGCGGCCGCCTTCGTGAATGCGAGCATCGCCCCCTTGCTGGCGCTGTAGACACCCATGGTCGGCACGCCGATGCTGGCGAGCCGGGAGGTGACGTTGATGATGGCTCCTCCCCCGGTGTCCCGCATCCGACGCGCTGCTGCGACCAGCAGGTTCATGGCGGCAAACGTGTTCGTCTCAAAGGTCGCGCGAATCTCGGCTTCCGTCACCTCGAGCAGGTCTCCGGTGTGGTCGATGGCGGCGTTGTTCACGAGCACGTCGAGCCCACCGAGCTCCTGAACGACGAGCTCGGCAAGCCGGGCGCTCTCCCCGGGAATGGTGATGTCGGATTGCAGGAACACCGCTCGCTCGCCGAGCTGCTGAGCGACCCGCGCCCCGCGCTCGGCCGATCGGCCCGTCACCGCCACGCGAAATCCGCTGTCGATGAGGCGCTGGGCGATGACGACGCCGATGCCGGAGGTCGCGCCGGTCACGAGGGCAACACTTGAATTCTTCACTTGGTCCTTTTGTCCAACAATCTCGGGGAATCCCTGCTATCGTCGCATACATATGACCGAGCAACCAGATATCGCACTGCACCGCATGAGCACCGCAGAGGTCGTCGCCGACACTCTGATGCGCATGATCGTTTCCGGTGCCCTGCAGGCCGGCGAACCCCTCCGCGAGAGCAGCCTGGCTGGCCGCCTCGGCATCTCTCGAAACTCGCTGCGCGAGGGCATTCGCCTGCTCGAGCAGAGCCGACTCGTGAAGTACGAGATTCACCGCGGTTCGGTCGTGAGCACCCCCTCGGTGAGCGACCTCGAGGATCTCTACCGCACGAGGCTCCACATCGAGCTCGCGGCCGCCCAGTGCACCGCGGACGACGAGCAGTTGGAGACCATCAGCGTCGCCTTCGAGGCGCTGCAAGCCAGCGTCGCGCTGCAGGAGGCGGAGCCGATCGTGGCGGCCGACCTCAACCTCCACCAGGCCATTGTGGGCCTGCTGCGGAGCAAGCGCATCAGCGAGTTCTACGCCCAGCTCCGCAAGGAGCTGGTGTTCTACTTCACGGTGCTGTCCTACGCGGACGAAGAGTTCGTCAACCCCGAGGAGCCGATCGTTGCGCGGCACCAGGAGATCTATGACGCGATTTGCGGCCGCCAGCCCGACACCGCGGTGAAGCTCATGCGCGAGCACATCATGCAGAACTTCGAGCGCCTGAAAGAGATCTTGATCGCGAACGACGAGGCCGTCGAGGCGAAGTAGGTCGCGGGGGCTCAGCCCTCGAGTACGATGCCCAGGTGCTGCGCGAAGATCCCGGAGAGATCGCTCGCCTGGTATGAGCTGAGCGTCGACCCGCGAAGCCCCTCTACTCCGACGATGCGGCGCATCTCAAGCTCTCGGAAATCCGCATGCTGCAGCCTCGAATTCGTGAGCTCGAGCGTGCCCACCGTGGTGTTCGCGAAGGCGAGGCGGGTCACCTTGGCCCCGCTGAGATCAAGCTCGTCGATCGAGCAATCGGTGATCAGGACGTCCCGCAGCTCGGCACCGCGCAGGTTGACGTAGCCGAGCTTCGAGTTCGAGATCTGCACGGACTGCCAGTTGGCCTCCACGAAGTCGGCCGACCCGAAACGCGATCCGTCGATCTCGACGCTGCGAAACCGAGTCCTGTGCGCCTTGAGGCTCGGCGAATTCACCCGCGAGAGCGTTGTGTCGATGAACGCAGCCCCGCGAAAGTTCGTCTCGTGCGCCAGTAGGTCCTCAAACACGCAGTCGGTGAAGTCGACTCCGGTGAGATCCTGCCCGTTCACGTCCACGCCGACGAACCGCGCTCGATCGAAGCGTTCGTGCGCTGCAATCTCGGCGCCGTCTCGCTCCGTCGGATCGGCCGGGTGCACCCCGTCAAGTCTGGGTGCCTGTGTGCCGGTCTTCTGTGCCATCGTTCAGTCCTTCAGTTGCGCGGCGCTTGAGGTGGAGCGGGAGCCTAGTACGGGTTCACGACCTCGGCCCGGATCCGGCCCACCAGCTCCGCGGAGCTCGTGCGCTCCCCCATCCGGTTTGTCTTTCCGGCGCCGTGGTAATCGCTCGCCCCTGTCACTTCGAGGCCGAACCGTTCAGCGAGTTCCCGCAGCCTTGGCAGCCAGTCCTCGCGGTTCTCGGGGTGATCGAGCTCGATCCCCCACAGCCCGGCGTCCGCAAAGCGGCGGAGGGAGGCTTCTGTGACCGCCTCGCGTTGGCGCCCAGCGGCCGGGTGCGCCAGAACGGACACGCCGCCCGCCGCGCGCACGATCCCGATCGCCTCGACCGTGTCGATCGCGAACGTCGATTCGTAGTAGACACTGCCGGGGTGCAACACCTCGCGAAACGCGGCGCTGCGGTCGGCGAAGTGACCGGCCCGCACCAGCGCGTCGGCGATGTGCGGGCGCCCGACGGTACGTGCGTCCGTCGAGAGCACGACCTCGTCCCATTCAATGCGATAGTCGGCGGAGAGGCGCGTGACCATCCTGCGGGCGCGCGAAATTCTGGCGTCACGCACGCGGTGCATTGCATCGGCGAGGTCGGCGTGATCCGGGTCGGGCCCGTACGCGAGAAGGTGGGTGGAGCGGCCGCCGTCGCGGGTCGTCAGCTCGATGCCGGGCAAGAGATCGACGCCGTGTGCTCGGGCCGCGAGCCGCGCCGACGCCCAGCCATCGGTGGTGTCGTGGTCGGTCAGCGCAATGCCGGCGAGACCCAGCGTTGCAGCCTCCTCCACGAGGGCGTCCGGCGAGGTCGTCCCATCCGAAAGCGATGAATGGGTGTGCAGGTCGTACCGACCGGCGACTGACGCTGTACGCATACCCCCATCGTATTCGCTGCGCCCGACACCCGGCGGCCCGGCCTCGCCTGAAACGCGGCCGCCTCGGCATCCGATAGCGTCAAGTCATGGCTCGCTTTCTCGCTGGACTCGTCGTACTCGCCTTCCTTGCGCTCGGAGCCCTCATCACCTGGCCCCAGTACCTCGAGCTCGAGCGCACGCTGCCGTTCGCGCAACTCATCGCTTCCCGGGTCGCACTGGCGCTCCTCGCCCTCGCACTGATCGTCCTCCTCGGGCTCGTCGCGCTCATCGCGCGGCCGATGCGCAGCTTCGTCGGCGGGCTCTGCATCGTCCTCCTGCTCGTCGCCGCGGCGAACGTCGGCCTCTCGTGGGTGCGCGGAGTAGGAGACCTGGGCGGCGCGGACAGCACCGCCGCGGCGACCGATGGAGAGATCACCGTGCTGTCGTGGAACACCAGCGGCGACGCCGTCGCACCCGAGACGATCGCGGTCCTCGCAATTGAGCGCCGGGCCGCAGTCCTCGTTCTGCCCGAGACCTCGGCAACCCAGGCCGTTGCCGTCACCCGCGCGATCTCGACCGGCGGCGGCCCCGACTACGCCGTGCACACCGCGTCGCTCGATCCCAGCGCCACAGACCCCACGCGGGCGACGTCCGTGCTCGTGCGCGCCGACCTCGGCGGCTACGAGCTCCGGGACGGTGACATCTCAGGAAGCGTCGTCCCGACGCTCACGCTGCGCTCTGCTGACGGTTCCGGTCCCACCATCGTCGGGGTCCATCTCGCGCCACCGTTGCCCGCCAGCATGGACGAATGGCGGGCAGGAATCGCGCTCGTGCAGACCCGATGCGGCGACGCCAACACGCTTCTCGCGGGCGACTTCAACGCCACCCTAGACCACCTCGGTAGCCTCGGCCGGTGCAGCGATGCCGCACTCGCCCACGGCGCTGGTGCGGCAGGCACGTGGCCCGCTCAGCTGCCCGCTGTCCTCGGCGCCGGCCTCGACCGGGTGGTCGCCGGCGGTAACTGGCGTGCCCAGAGTTTCGCGGTGCTCAGCGGCTTCGACCAGGCCGGGAGCGATCACCGGCCGGTCGTTTCGGTCCTCGCGCCCCGCTAGCACGAGGCGCCCCAGCAGGATCCTGCCGCCTGGTGCCAGAATGGTCCGCATGAAGGACGAACGAAGCGCGGCGCGCACGCACGAAGTCGAGATCGACAACAGCAACCGCAGCACGACCCCGTCGAGCACGAGGTTTCTGGATTTCATCATGTCCGAGTGGGCGGAGACCTCTGCGGAGATTCCCTCAGCACGAGCGGCCGCCCCATTCGCTGCCGCCCGGCGTGCGGCGCTCGCGAGCCAGTTCCCCGGTCAACGCATCGTGATCGAGGCGGGCAGCATGAAGCAGCGCTCGAACGACACCTTCTTCCCGTTTCGAGCGCACAGCGCGTTCAGCCATCTCACCGGTTGGGGCGCGGACTCGGAGCCCGGCGCGGTGCTCGTGCTCGATCCTACGAGCGGCGGACATGACGCGACGCTCTACTTCCGCGAACGCGCTGGCCGCGACACCGAGGAATTCTTCCAGAACGCTGAGATCGGCGAGTTTTGGATCGGCGCGCGGCCCTCGCTCGCGCAGGTCGCAGGGGACCTGGGCCTTCCCGCCCGTTCGCTCGCGGAGTTTGTCGCCACCTCCGACGACGTGACGCTCGCGGACGACGAGCTCGCTCGGGCGGCGTCAGAGCTCCGTCTCGTGAAGGATGCGTATGAGCTGGCCGAAATGCAGGCCGCGGTCGACGCAACCGCGCGCGGGTTCGACGACGTGCTCGCCTCGCTCGGTGATGCAGCCGCTCACCCGCGCGGTGAACGCGTCGTGGAGGGCGCATTTCACGCTCGCGCGCGCATCGACGGCAACACGGTGGGCTACGAGACCATCGCCGCGGCCGGCCCGCACGCCTGCACGCTGCACTGGATCCGCAATGACGGCCCGGTGCGCGACGGCGACCTGCTGCTGCTCGACGCCGGTATCGAGCTCGACAGCCTGTACACCGCGGATATCACCAGAACGATCCCCATTTCGGGCACGTTCTCCCCCGTCCAACGCACGATCTACGAGACCGTGCTCGAGGCGGCCGACGCGGCACGGTCCGTCGTGCGCCCCGGCGTTCGGTTCCGCGAGGTCCACGCCGCCGCGATGGAGGTCATCGAGCGGGCGACCCGCGAGTGGGGGTTCCTTCCCGAACCGATCGACGGCGAAGAGACCGCGTTTTACCGCCGGTACATGGTGCACGGCACGAGCCACCACCTGGGGCTCGACGTGCACGATTGCGCGGCTGCGCGACGAGAACTCTATATGGATGGAATACTCGAGCCCGGCATGGTCTTTACTATTGAGCCCGGCCTCTATTTCCAGGCGGATGATCTCACGGTGCCTCAAGAATTCCGCGGCATTGGGGTGCGCATTGAGGACGACATTGTCGTCACCGAGGATGGCTCAATCAATCTTTCTGCGGATATTCCGCGCACGGCCAGCGACGTCGAGGCGTGGGTGCGTCGTTTGCGCGGCTAAGTTCGGCACATTCACTCGATAAGGAATATTGCCGCACGACAGATAGACCGAGTATTCAGTAAGCTAACGCATGCACTGACACTGGGAATAGCTGCAGAAAGGCAACTGCCATGGCGAAGAAGATTACTGAGATCCTGATTGATGACCTTGATGGGACGGAACTCACCGCCGAAACCGGCGAGACTGTCCGCTTTGCGCTTGATGGTGTGACGTACGAGATTGACCTGTCTCGCGAGCACGCGCGCGAGCTGCGCGAGGCGCTGCACGGCTATGTCGCCAAGGGCCGCCGCGCCGCGGCTGGCGCTGCGGCACCGCGACGAGCAGCAAGCACGGGCGGCAACGATCCCCGCGAGCTCGCTGCGGCACGCACCTGGCTGCGCGGCAATGGGCACCAGGTCTCCGACCGCGGCCGCATCCCCGCGACACTGCTGGCGGAATTCCGCGCCGCGCACTAGCGCCGGCTCGCACGACGAGCACATAGCCGCCTTCCGCCCGAGATTGCATGATCCGGGCGGCAGGCGGCTTCTTCATTGTGTCGGCTACTGCGCGCCGGGAATTCCATTCTTCGCAATTCCGCCACCGAGGATCTGGCGGGCCTGCGAGATCAATTCTGGCTCGGTAATGAGGTCATAGCGTGTGGCGACAAGCTGCATGACGGAAGAGAAGTCACGCCGATTGCGATTGAGCGCATAGGACAACACGCCAAAGAGCATTCCAAAGCCGGCACCCATTGCGAGCGCCGCGATAAATACCCCCGCGATCGCCGTGTTATCGGGCTGGAAGATGAAAAGAATCAAGCCAAAGAACAGGCCGAGATAGGCGCCCGAAAGCGCGCCCATAAGGGCGACGCGTCCATAGGTCAGCTTCCCGGTGACTCGCTCAACGCTGCGAATATCATTGCCGAGAATAGAAAGGCGCGCGACTGGAAAGTTCGCGCGTGCCAGCGTATCGACGGCGAGTTGCGCGTCGTGATAGCTGTCATAGGTGGAGACGATATCGCCCTTGGGGATCTCGGGCACGGTCATTGCGCGGCGGGTAGGGGCCGTTCCTGGCGTGGTCATGCGCTTATTCTCCCATCTTGAATTCAATTCGGGCAGTACCGTAGAGAGGTGACTGAAACTCGGGTATTTGTGGGCCGCTTGGCAGGCCGAGGCGTGTTCGATCCCGTTGGCGACCGAATCGGGAAGGTGCGCGACCTGCTCGTGGTGTATCGCCCGGCCCTTGCGCCTCGCGTCGTGGGCATGATCGTCGAGATTCCGGGGAAACGTCGGGTGTTTGTGCCGATCGGCCGGGTCACCTCGATCGGCGCCGGGCAGGTCATCACCACGGGGCTCATCAACGTACGCCGCTTCGAGCAGCGCGCCGGCGAGACCCGGCTGATCGCAGAGATGATCGGCCGCGAGGTCCGGTACAACGACGGCTCCGGCCCCGCCATGATCGAGGACGTCGCGATCGAACGCACTCGCTCGAACGAATGGATCGTCAGCCAGCTGTTCGTGCGCCGCCCGCGCGTTGGCAGCGGCTTCTCCCGAGGCGTCGCCCAGACCGTCGCCTGGGGCGAGGTGCACGAACCGCAGGATCCCGGCGCAGCCCAGTCCTCGGAGCTGCTGTTGCAGACCCTGCTCGATCTTCGCCCCGCGGACCTCGCGGAGGCGCTGCTTGAGCTCCCCCGGCCGCGCATGCTCGAGGTAGTGGGCGAGCTGCCCGATGACCGGGTGGCGGACGCACTCGAGGAGATGACCGAGATCGATCAGCTCGCGGTACTGGGAAAGCTCGACTCGGTGCGTGCCGCCGACGTGCTCGACCGCATGGAACCGGACGACGCGGCCGACCTGATCGCCGCGCTGCCGCAAGACACTGGCCAGGAGCTGCTCGGCCTGATGGAGCCGGAGGAGGCCGAGGACGTTCGCCGGCTGCTGGAGTACGACGCGGACACCGCTGGCGGCCTCATGAACCCCTCCCCGATTGTGCTCTCCGCCGAGTCGTCTGTCGCCGAGGCGCTCGCAATGATCCGCCGCCAGGACTACGACCCGGCGATGGCCGCCGCGGTCTACGTGACCCACCCGCCGTACGAGACGCCAACCGGCGAGTACCTCGGCCTCGCCCACTTCCAACGCATGCTGCGTTTTCCCCCGCACGAGCGCCTGAGCGCGCTGCTCGACACCGAGATCTCGCCGGTGCACGAGCAAACGAGTGCGGCCGAGGTGAGCCGGCGGCTCGCGAGCTACAACCTGGTCTCGCTTCCCGTCGTCGACGATCAACGCAGACTGGTCGGGGTCGTCACGATCGACGACGTGCTCGATCACCTGCTGCCCGACGACTGGCGGCACGCGAGTGACGAGGATCACCACCTCGGCGGGCACGGCCAGGGAGGACGCAAGTGACGCGCCGGTGGCGCGAGCGCTCGGACGCCACGCCTCGCGGCGCGCTCGGCAGTGCACGGGCGGGCGAGAGCTCCGAGCGCTTCGGCCGCTGGACCGAGCGCATCGCGCGCGGCATGGGCACCCCCTGGTTCCTGCTTGCGCTGTCGCTGTTCTGCATCGGCTGGTTGATCTGGAACACGATGGCGCCCGAAAGCGCCCGCTTCGATTCTGCGGCGATAGGCTTCACCGCGCTGACGCTGATTCTCTCGCTCCAGGCGTCCTACGCCGCGCCCATGATCCTGCTCGCACAGAATCGCCAGGATGACCGGGACCGCGTGCAGATCGAACAGGATCGCCAGCGCGCCGAGCGCGCCCTCGCCGACACCGAGTTTCTTGCCCGCGAGGTCGTCTCGCTGCGTCTTGCCATCCAGGAGCTGCCGGACCGTGACGTGTTGCGAGCCGAGCTCCGGGCGCTGCTCGCCGAACTCGATGCGTCGTCGGCTGCGCCGCAGGCAACCGAGCCGCAGGCCCCCGAGGACAAGCGATGAGCGACGGGATGACCCGTGAGGCCGCCTCT
This genomic stretch from Leucobacter sp. CX169 harbors:
- a CDS encoding DUF1003 domain-containing protein, which produces MTRRWRERSDATPRGALGSARAGESSERFGRWTERIARGMGTPWFLLALSLFCIGWLIWNTMAPESARFDSAAIGFTALTLILSLQASYAAPMILLAQNRQDDRDRVQIEQDRQRAERALADTEFLAREVVSLRLAIQELPDRDVLRAELRALLAELDASSAAPQATEPQAPEDKR